A window of the Trichoderma asperellum chromosome 6, complete sequence genome harbors these coding sequences:
- a CDS encoding uncharacterized protein (BUSCO:EOG092D2WRH) — MPREAEPSLSERTFTLQAISEGLRLDSRKLDQFRPLELSFGDEYGVADVKLGKTRVLAKVSAEVTVPFSDRPFDGIFQITSELGPMVAPSFEVNRPTETEILLARLLEKTIRRSGALDTESLCLIAGQKCWSVRVDLHILSADGNLIDSSCLAVVAALRHFRRPDTSIEGETLTIYTAAEREPVPLSWLHSPFCTTFDFFGEDGEIVLVDTTWLEEQLRVGSVTFSLNKHGEICQISKLGGKPVEATLIIQCAQMALAKSKEFTDLVDARLAEDAKRRDKGGLMAELSAENER, encoded by the exons ATGCCTCGAGAAGCAGAGCCATCATTAAGCGAACGGACATTTACTCTCCAGGCCATTAGCGAGGGACTGCGACTGGATAGCCGAAAACTCGATCAGTTTAGACCTCTGGAACTCAGCTTTGGCGATGAGTACGGCGTGGCAGATGTAAAGCTGGGGAAAACAAG AGTATTGGCCAAGGTATCAGCAGAAGTCACAGTCCCGTTCTCTGATCGGCCCTTTGATGGCATCTTTCAAATCACTTCAGAACTCGGCCCCATGGTCGCCCCTTCATTTGAGGTGAACAGACCAACCGAGACTGAAATTTTACTCGCAAGACTCCTCGAAAAGACGATCCGGAGATCTGGAGCTCTGGATACAGAGTCACTTTGTCTCATCGCCGGACAGAAATGCTGGTCCGTCAGAGTTGATTTGCACATTCTATCCGCCGACGGCAACCTCATCGACAGCTCATGTTTGGCCGTTGTAGCCGCTCTGAGACACTTTCGAAGACCAGACACCAGCATAGAGGGCGAGACACTTACCATCTACACAGCAGCGGAGCGCGAACCGGTGCCGTTGAGCTGGCTGCATTCCCCGTTCTGTACGACGTTTGATTTCTTTGgcgaagatggcgagatCGTTTTGGTCGACACAACATGGCTGGAAGAACAACTACGGGTGGGCAGCGTGACGTTCAGCCTGAACAAGCATGGTGAAATATGCCAGATTTCCAAGTTGGGAGGCAAGCCCGTAGAAGCTACGTTGATTATACAGTGCGCCCAGATGGCGCTGGCAAAGTCAAAGGAGTTTACGGATTTGGTTGATGCGAGGCTGGCAGAGGATGCGAAGAGGAGAGACAAGGGCGGCTTAATGGCTGAACTATCTGCGGAGAACGAGAGATGA
- a CDS encoding uncharacterized protein (EggNog:ENOG41) — protein MSDQNKGRIAIKFGGGSSSSAAKQSRSKPSSSLGKRPRSHALGGDSDASDSEDDRHRGRHEAITGFGADGAETKRKRQKEEKKVYIIERQSNRSWKDEVRSHRQSKNLLPDEARAQQNAVTAETEPASQDTLLKWGLTIKEKKPVSEDNAAAGSNAHASDDEMREADKDDGDGDAAPVQRTADDEAMDALLGKTTEDKKVITAAHPTEDDAYRRDVEASGAVSSLQDYEDMPVEEFGAALLRGMGWNGENRGPKVKQVKRRQNRLGLGAKELKEEEELGGWNQNGKKKSRPRLDDYRREESKRKESRRHEDSYKRERERERDRERDQYRDRDRDRDRDYRDRDRHRDRDRDYDRHRDRHRDSDRDRRQ, from the coding sequence ATGTCTGACCAGAATAAAGGTCGCATAGCCATTAAATTTGGCGGAGGCAGCTCCTCATCTGCAGCAAAACAGTCCCGATCGAAACCGTCGTCGAGTCTAGGGAAGCGACCGCGCTCTCACGCCTTGGGAGGCGACTCCGACGCCTCGGATTCTGAAGACGATCGCCACCGAGGACGACATGAAGCCATCACAGGGTTTGGTGCAGATGGTGCAGAGACAAAGCGCAAACGgcaaaaggaggagaagaaggtgtACATTATCGAGCGGCAGTCGAATCGAAGCTGGAAAGATGAAGTAAGGAGCCACAGACAGTCGAAGAATCTGCTTCCAGACGAAGCCAGAGCCCAGCAGAATGCCGTCACCGCCGAGACCGAACCAGCCAGCCAAGATACACTGCTTAAATGGGGGTTGACgatcaaagagaagaagcctgtGTCTGAGGACAATGCGGCCGCAGGATCGAACGCACATGCCAGCGACGATGAAATGCGAGAAGCAGACaaggacgatggcgatggcgatgctgcACCTGTACAGCGGACCGCCGATGATGAGGCTATGGACGCTCTCCTTGGTAAAACAACCGAAGACAAAAAAGTTATTACCGCGGCACACCCAACGGAGGATGACGCCTACCGCCGCGATGTTGAAGCCTCCGGCGCGGTATCCAGCCTCCAGGATTACGAAGACATGCCCGTCGAAGAGTTTGGCGCCGCACTGCTCCGCGGCATGGGCTGGAACGGCGAGAACCGTGGTCCCAAAGTCAAGCAAGTCAAGAGACGACAGAACCGCCTCGGCCTTGGCgccaaggagctcaaggaagaggaggagctcgGAGGGTGGAACCAgaacggcaagaagaagtccAGGCCACGACTGGATGATTACAGgagggaagagagcaaaCGCAAAGAGTCTCGGCGACATGAGGACAGCTATAAACGAGAAAGGGAGCGCGAACGTGATCGCGAGAGGGATCAGTACAGGGACAGAGATCGGGACCGAGATCGAGATTATAGGGATAGGGATAGGCATCGGGACAGAGACCGAGATTACGACAGGCACAGGGACCGACATCGCGACTCTGACCGGGATCGACGACAGTGA
- the CWC15 gene encoding complexed with cef1p: protein MTTAHRPTFDPARGKEALRGPAYHQRLLPAHTQLKYRKAGQGGDADDEPTRDLAAELLAAEAAHFKKKNGGVLAPEDDADEDMETTSVRGEKRPLQGQSSNGDEEGEEDLEAKRRRVLEESRDIDADDSSEVEEDSDEEEDSDDDEDAELQRELERVRREREEKKKKEEEERSREEQEARERDIALGNPLLNKQDFTMKRRWDDDVVFKNQARGTEDKNKKKEFVNDMLRSDFHRRFMSKYVR from the exons ATGACTACCGCCCATAGACCTACCTTTGATCCC GCTCGAGGCAAAGAGGCCCTGCGTGGCCCAGCCTACCACCAGCGACTCCTACCAGCTCACACCCAGCTCAAATACCGAAAAGCTGGACAAGGTGGCGATGCCGACGACGAGCCTACGCGCGACCTCGCTGCCGAGCTTCTTGCCGCCGAGGCAGCCcacttcaagaagaagaacggtGGCGTTCTGGCCCCTGAGGATGACGCAGATGAGGATATGGAGACGACATCAGTgcgaggagagaagagaccGCTACAGGGGCAGTCTTCaaatggcgatgaagaaggagaagaggatctAGAggcgaaaagaaggagggTATTAGAGGAAAGCAGGGATATTGACGCAGATGACTCCAGtgaagtggaagaagacagcgacgaagaggaggatagtgatgatgacgaagatgcggAGCTACAGAGAGAATTGGAGAGAGTGCGGAGAGAGcgtgaggaaaagaagaagaaagag gaagaagagcgatcaagagaagagcaagaagcccGAGAGCGAGACATTGCGCTCGGCAATCCCCTCCTCAACAAGCAAGACTTCACCATGAAGCGCCGGTGGGACGATGATGTTGTTTTCAAGAACCAGGCCAGAGGGACGGAAGataagaataagaagaaggaatttGTAAAT GATATGCTACGTTCTGATTTTCATAGACGGTTTATGAGCAAGTATGTTCGATAG
- a CDS encoding uncharacterized protein (BUSCO:EOG092D1718): MTEVGHTDLSRLLQSKRNEFNAIVASRKRKLRELFAVATQAESLPQDAFANPDAPATTAAEWQFLQTSEILQGKTLNEQAIPPRPLLSVDLLKRLIAKSIQEAALHSPPIPTPTTASTKEDAFISKHQTLPSDGFVSTASPSAPPEDTTKPPEKLTKPPPTPASLTSSSAVPHPAGGSAVPVQTTPIPTPSTILPLAKDETKRPDRMTNGAASEDATPERKPAQVSFPPGTKGSPSEESSDTGATRGEGDADAVENGVVDKLQSNQTGRNQELSIKVPHSLTKAPDALSSPGSTAPSATTPGVHDVSADTSPEHDAPQYIHDRLEEDVEDKVERGDEMEDVAEIEAGAEPAKPENDEPEPKATTLDEDQLLQESIRSSAAAASPEPIKVSPGLEVKTNATNSIQEAGPAAKQDVEPQGINTQPSTALATKPAVEVPDSQEETPERMDVDSSRAVESESTELPPTQTPAVPPPASTNATAKPTPVREPLPAPERAVTRVSSGAMRLKSVSEIVGESPRSATMTERSTTKAPQNQLTPVTSTPQSPPPRPKNTTKRDRSKAQVSTVLFGKQPKQVEEKALVPGQKETIQPSDDYYTPLFIQNFTGATNWMQPIEKILFHANKTIATPDAYLAIQDHQACKVLRRVYHLQQHDKWSLRQPKRCPEPTRPPSHWDVLFQEMKWMRTDFREERKWKMAVAKNIAYACADWVESTPKERKAMQVAAFIPPLKTGDVTMGDADADVAEAENHPTPDLITEDVDSPQILDNLSEDFPETVAPSAIFALQEDDVVFALRQSPASDKLLEELPMYGAPLKIPRFELTGPEYDPDAHWRRPALPLSKYVEGEMKLLSDGPPRKRSRYSYYNEESDDEKESAFDADTLAHNVRLPPRSTEVALFTPESKHIRDRLHAGHQFRPPSEHPMPLQSFYETRSSSQWTVVEDDELRSLVREHSYNWSLISTLLSTRSLFASGAERRTPWECFERWINLEGLPADMQKTQYFKAYNSRIDAAQRIIAQQNQLAAQRASQEGGAVTPIRRRQSTPLRVERRRNQKHLTLIDAMRKLAKKRETTMQKQQHSATQNAAKKVNDTMAQRPGKTPRDYSIMRWERDQALAEKMAQFAQRQEAQRRATLQARAQAQSAQLAAPGVPVPGAQNPAHLAAAANGVNVVVNRPGAPNPLAVAAAAAAAAQGRARLPMQAPANGMDGVGVQAQMSSNLAPPAQMNGIPQAQLQALQAMQAQHRMQIPGQQPDANMMMRAQRISEQQRAAAQIQHAQQQAQAGVVGGAPVQQAQQNSSPAMRNGVPAIAQQQTFMNTAQAMMASFNAANGHTSATSGLHMPTLTNSGSPGPRLPTQIPPTIAAQINALEANFRSKNPNLSPEQLRHLATDQLTRAMMAQRQSAMNAAAGQPGIATSIAATTSPHQYAALLRQQQQQQAQAQAQAQAQAQAQAQAQAQVQRQQQHTPQPQQHQQPQQHQQQRPPQVPQVQQQQAAQQQAQPQQQSPALVQQQQQQSTPQPQPPQQSQPQPQLQAPAQAQAQAQMQTQAQVQQQQAQSQSQSQASPQLPTNPPSASPVPVQRQASGSATPSISK, from the exons ATGACTGAGGTCGGCCACACCGATCTATCGAGGCTGCTTCAATCCAAGCGTAACGAATTCAA TGCAATCGTAGCGTCTCGGAAGAGGAAACTTCGCGAGCTCTTCGCTGTCGCGACGCAGGCCGAAAGCCTCCCGCAGGATGCCTTCGCGAACCCCGACGCGCCGGCCACTACTGCTGCGGAATGGCAGTTTCTTCAGACCAGCGAAATCTTGCA AGGAAAAACTCTGAACGAACAAGCTATTCCGCCACGGCCCTTACTTTCGGTTGATTTATTGAAACGATTAATCGCAAAGTCAATACAGGAAGCAGCCCTACACTCACCACCGATCCCCACGCCGACCACTGCATCTACGAAAGAAGATGCTTTCATCTCCAAGCACCAAACTCTACCATCCGATGGCTTTGTGTCGACCGCGTCACCCTCTGCGCCTCCCGAGGATACTACCAAACCCCCAGAGAAACTAACAAAACCCCCGCCAACGCCTGCTTCCTTAAcatccagcagcgccgtgCCACATCCAGCTGGAGGCTCCGCCGTCCCTGTGCAGACCACCCCTATCCCCACGCCTTCCACCATTCTGCCGCTTGCAAAGGATGAAACGAAACGGCCCGATCGAATGACCAATGGAGCAGCGAGTGAAGATGCTACACCTGAACGGAAACCAGCACAAGTTTCTTTCCCACCAGGAACCAAGGGATCGCCTTCAGAGGAATCATCTGATACAGGAGCAACGAGAGGAGAAGGCGATGCAGACGCTGTAGAAAACGGAGTAGTCGATAAGCTTCAATCGAACCAGACGGGACGTAATCAGGAGCTGTCCATCAAGGTTCCGCACAGTTTAACCAAGGCTCCAGATGCGCTTTCATCTCCTGGATCAACAGCACCAAGTGCCACGACTCCTGGGGTCCATGATGTGTCGGCGGATACCAGCCCTGAGCATGATGCTCCTCAGTATATTCACGATCGACTGGAGGAAGATGTTGAAGACAAAGTAGAAAGGGGcgatgagatggaagatgttGCTGAAATAGAGGCCGGAGCTGAGCCAGCCAAACCAGAGAACGATGAACCAGAGCCAAAAGCTACAACTCTAGACGAAGATCAGCTCCTCCAGGAGTCCATCCGGTCAAGTGCAGCCGCCGCAAGTCCGGAGCCGATAAAAGTTTCTCCTGGACTCGAAGTAAAGACTAACGCTACAAACTCTATTCAAGAGGCGGGCCCTGCCGCAAAGCAAGACGTGGAGCCGCAAGGTATAAATACCCAGCCATCAACCGCGCTGGCCACGAAGCCTGCTGTTGAAGTTCCCGACAGCCAAGAAGAAACTCCGGAAAGAATGGATGTGGATTCATCCCGAGCCGTGGAATCGGAAAGCACCGAATTGCCTCCGACTCAAACGCCTGCTGTCCCCCCTCCAGCTTCTACGAATGCTACTGCCAAGCCTACGCCAGTCAGGGAGCCACTTCCAGCTCCCGAAAGGGCAGTCACAAGGGTATCATCTGGAGCGATGCGACTGAAATCCGTATCGGAAATTGTGGGAGAGAGCCCGCGATCTGCCACCATGACAGAACGAAGCACGACGAAAGCACCGCAAAACCAGTTGACCCCGGTTACCTCAACGCCTCAATCACCGCCCCCTAGGCCGAAGAATACAACCAAGAGAGATAGGTCGAAAGCTCAGGTTTCTACTGTTTTGTTCGGTAAGCAGCCTAAGCAGGTGGAAGAAAAGGCGCTGGTCCCTGGCCAAAAGGAAACAATCCAACCATCCGATGACTACTACACACCTCTTTTCATTCAGAACTTTACAGGCGCGACAAACTGGATGCAACCTATTGAAAAGATTCTTTTCCACGCGAACAAAACCATCGCCACCCCCGACGCATATCTCGCTATCCAAGATCACCAGGCGTGTAAGGTACTCCGTAGGGTGTATCACCTGCAGCAACATGATAAGTGGTCTCTTCGACAGCCAAAGCGGTGCCCAGAGCCGACTCGCCCGCCATCACATTGGGATGTCTTATTTCAGGAGATGAAGTGGATGCGAACAGATTTccgagaagaaagaaaatggaagATGGCCGTGGCTAAGAATATTGCATACGCCTGTGCGGATTGGGTTGAATCGACTCCTAAGGAGCGCAAAGCAATGCAGGTTGCCGCGTTTATCCCTCCATTGAAGACAGGTGATGTAACCATGGgagatgccgatgccgatgtAGCTGAGGCGGAAAACCATCCGACCCCAGATCTCATAACGGAAGATGTGGATTCACCCCAGATTCTGGACAATCTCAGTGAAGATTTCCCTGAAACTGTTGCGCCTTCCGCTATATTTGCTCTGCAAGAGGATGACGTGGTATTTGCTCTACGGCAATCACCTGCCTCAGATAAGTTGTTGGAAGAGCTACCTATGTACGGGGCTCCTTTGAAGATCCCGCGGTTCGAACTTACAGGACCCGAATATGACCCTGACGCTCATTGGCGACGACCCGCTTTGCCTCTAAGCAAATATGTTGAGGGGGAAATGAAACTATTGTCCGATGGCCCTCCACGGAAACGCAGccgttatagttattataacgAAGAATCCGATGACGAAAAAGAGAGCGCTTTCGATGCTGATACCCTCGCACATAATGTCCGGCTTCCGCCAAGAAGCACCGAAGTTGCGTTATTCACCCCTGAGTCGAAACACATCCGCGACCGGCTACACGCTGGCCACCAATTTCGACCCCCCTCTGAACATCCCATGCCGCTACAAAGCTTTTACGAAACTCGCAGTTCCTCACAGTGGACCGtggttgaagatgacgagctcCGTAGCTTGGTTCGTGAGCACTCTTATAATTGGTCACTAATTTCGACTCTGCTATCTACTCGATCGCTGTTTGCATCGGGCGCAGAGAGGAGGACGCCGTGGGAATGCTTCGAAAGATGGATAAACCTCGAAGGTCTTCCAGCTGATATGCAAAAGACGCAATATTTCAAGGCATATAACAGTAGGATTGATGCTGCTCAACGTATTATCGCTCAGCAAAATCAGTTGGCGGCACAGCGAGCCTCTCAGGAGGGAGGGGCAGTAACACCAATACGGCGAAGGCAGTCTACTCCGCTCAGAGTCGAGAGACGGCGAAATCAGAAGCACTTGACTCTCATCGATGCTATGAGAAAGCTTgctaagaaaagagagaccacaatgcagaaacagcagcatTCAGCGACACAGAACGCTGCGAAGAAGGTTAATGATACCATGGCTCAACGCCCAGGGAAAACTCCACGGGACTACAGTATAATGCGCTGGGAGCGCGACCAGGCTCTGGCTGAAAAGATGGCGCAATTTGCGCAGCGGCAGGAGGCTCAACGACGA GCGACTCTCCAGGCCAGAGCCCAAGCTCAGTCCGCTCAGCTGGCTGCACCCGGTGTACCCGTACCAGGCGCTCAGAATCCTGCTCATCTTGCGGCAGCTGCTAATGGCGTTAATGTCGTAGTCAACCGACCCGGTGCTCCTAATCCACTTGCTgtcgctgcggctgctgcggctgcagcacAGGGTCGCGCACGTTTGCCCATGCAGGCACCTGCCAACGGCATGGACGGTGTCGGCGTTCAAGCGCAGATGAGCAGCAATCTCGCTCCACCGGCGCAGATGAACGGCATTCCGCAGGCTCAGTTGCAAGCTTTGCAAGCAATGCAGGCTCAACACAGGATGCAGATTCCTGGCCAGCAACCCGACGCGAACATGATGATGCGCGCACAACGCATctcagagcagcagcgagccGCAGCTCAGATTCAAcatgcgcagcagcaagcccaaGCTGGTGTTGTAGGCGGAGCCCCTGTTCAGCAAGCACAGCAAAATTCCTCGCCCGCTATGCGGAACGGAGTCCCTGCTATCGCTCAACAACAAACCTTTATGAATACCGCTCAGGCTATGATGGCCTCGTTTAACGCTGCTAACGGCCATACCTCAGCTACGAGTGGTCTGCATATGCCCACACTTACCAACAGTGGTTCTCCTGGTCCTCGACTGCCAACCCAAATTCCTCCTACCATAGCAGCGCAAATTAACGCTTTGGAAGCCAACTTTAGGAGCAAGAATCCTAACCTGTCACCCGAGCAACTTCGCCATCTCGCTACTGATCAGCTGACGCGCGCGATGATGGCGCAACGGCAGAGCGCGATGAACGCTGCTGCGGGACAGCCCGGTATTGCGACTAGTATTGCTGCTACCACCAGCCCTCATCAATATGCCGCGCTGCTTagacaacaacagcagcagcaggctcaaGCCCAGGCACAAGCACAGGCCCAAGCACAGGCCCAAGCacaggctcaggctcaggtacaacgccaacaacagcatacgccgcagccgcagcaacatcagcagccgcaacagcatcaacagcagcgacCTCCTCAGGTTCCTCAAGTACAACAGCAACAGGCCGCCCAACAGCAAGCTCAGCCGCAACAACAATCTCCAGCCCTggtacagcagcagcagcagcagtcaacCCCACAACCCCAGCCGCCACAACAATCTCAACCCCAACCTCAACTTCAGGCTCcagctcaggctcaggccCAGGCTCAAATGCAGACTCAAGCCCAGgtacagcaacagcaagccCAGTCACAGTCGCAATCTCAAGCCTCGCCTCAGCTGCCGACGAATCCCCCATCGGCCAGCCCGGTACCCGTTCAGCGTCAGGCTAGCGGAAGCGCAACACCTTCTATAAGCAAGTAA
- a CDS encoding uncharacterized protein (EggNog:ENOG41) → MSAQARRSTGLAVRCGSGAAAAAGQRRALAVPFSLQQRTPQRQPCTRRALQTLSSPTTIVPPFSLSASSNCYVALADTLTARSSVLLIRPVFRGRIRSLPFIMGAPRQARDHSHDHDHDHDHDHGHGHSHGLFGHHHHHHDSSYLTSADKNDPGVRITRIGLLSNLAMAIAKFIGGWAFNSKAMIADGWHSIADLASDILTLATVSWSIKPPTDRFPLGFGKVESLGALGVSGMLLVGGCYMGFESAMTLYGHWDPETAHHMLEHAHHGHSHSHSHADLGIPSIHAAWLAAATILVKEWLYQATMKVARERKSSVLASNAVHHRIDSLTGIVTLFVIVGANVIENAAWLDPVGGLLISIMVLQAGLGNSKAAFLELIDQSLDDEIKSSIRKHAHRAIANVSEGHQAELRDITGTKSGPNYLVDLEMAVPGAWTVNDVKDLEDAVRTQVGGKVRGVKRIRVRFVSRDGDVNRKFDEFIPGSARASVSEESDQEEEHDNNHDHNHDHDHKHRH, encoded by the exons ATGTCTGCTCAGGCCAGGCGCTCCACGGGCCTGGCCGTGCGGTGCGGCTCTggggcggcggctgctgctggccagcggCGCGCCCTGGCCGTGCCATTTAGCCTCCAGCAGAGGACACCTCAACGCCAACCTTGCACCCGCAGAGCCCTCCAGACGCTGTCGTCGCCGACCACCATCGTGCCGCCCTTCTCGCTGTCGGCGTCGTCCAATTGCTACGTTGCGCTCGCCGACACCTTGACGGCGCGCAGCTCCGTGCTCCTCATCCGCCCCGTCTTCCGCGGCCGCATCCGCTCGCTGCCCTTCATCATGGGCGCCCCTCGCCAGGCACGCGATCACAGCcacgaccacgaccacgaTCACGACCACGATCATGGCCACGGCCATAGCCACGGCCTCTTtggccatcaccaccatcaccatgacAGCTCCTACCTCACCTCGGCCGACAAGAACGACCCCGGCGTGCGCATAACGAGGATTGGCCTGCTCAGTaacttggccatggccattgccaagTTCATCGGCGGCTGGGCGTTCAACTCCAAGGCCATGATTGCCGACGGCTGGCACAGCATCGCTGATCTCGCTTCCGATATCCTTACCCTCGCGACCGTTTCGTGGAGCATCAAACCGCCGACCGACCGATTCCCCCTAGGCTTTGGCAAAGTTGAGAGCTTGGGCGCGCTGGGCGTGTCTGGAATGCTCCTCGTTGGCGGCTGCTACATGGGCTTTGAAAGCGCGATGACATTGTACGGCCATTGGGACCCAGAGACGGCCCATCACATGCTGGAGCACGCCCACCATGGACACAGCCACTCTCACAGTCACGCAGATCTCGGTATTCCCAGCATACACGCAGCTtggttggcagcagcaacgattCTGGTCAAGGAATGGCTGTACCAAGCCA CTATGAAAGTTGCGCGCGAGCGCAAGTCATCGGTCCTAGCCTCCAACGCCGTCCATCATCGCATCGATAGCTTGACGGGTATTGTGACGCTCTTTGTAATTGTCGGTGCCAACGTAATCGAAAATGCCGCCTGGCTGGATCCCGTCGGCGGCCTCCTCATTTCCATCATGGTGCTCCAAGCCGGCCTGGGCAACTCCAAAGCAGCCTTCTTGGAGCTGATAGACCAGAGCCTGGATGACGAGATCAAATCATCTATTCGTAAGCATGCGCACAGGGCCATTGCCAACGTTAGTGAAGGACATCAAGCCGAATTGCGAGACATCACCGGAACCAAATCTGGCCCCAACTACCTGGTCGACCTGGAGATGGCTGTGCCTGGCGCATGGACCGTGAACGATGTGAAGGACCTGGAAGACGCCGTTCGCACCCAGGTTGGAGGTAAGGTGCGTGGGGTGAAGCGAATTCGCGTGCGATTCGTGTCCCGCGATGGAGACGTCAACCGGAAGTTTGACGAGTTCATCCCAGGCAGCGCTCGAGCGAGTGTTTCGGAAGAATCAGACCAAGAGGAGGAACACGACAACAACCACGATCATAACCATGACCATGACCACAAGCACAGACATTAG
- a CDS encoding uncharacterized protein (TransMembrane:13 (o37-59i71-88o100-119i131-153o165-186i198-217o237-260i272-288o294-312i324-346o358-384i405-424o430-452i)), translated as MATMAATQLADLGFKLLRREAEEDDPEEGDSAQKELFAAWALFISIMLLIIAFFTSYMLQQKKVTAIHETVISIFAGMVVGLILIITSGDSIRNLISFDYQIFFNLLLPPIILSSGYELHQANFFRNIGTILTFAFAGTFLSAVVIGLILWIFNLVPGSLKLTLVDAISVGATLSATDPVTILAIFNTYKVDPKLYTIIFGESILNDAIAIVIFETAQKYNKGEANYGIISFFEGTGIFLLVFFSSMLIGVIVGVGTALLLKFTYVRRFPKIESCLIILIAYATYFFSHGLHMSGIVSLLFCGITLKHYAYFNMSRRTQLTTKYIFQVMSQLSENFIFIYLGLALFTDNQLEFEPPLIIVTICAVCAARWVAVFPLSKAINWFIRYRARRRGLEVGDELPYNYQAMLFWAGLRGAVGVALAALLKGDNSSTLRATVLVVVVLTVIIFGGTTARMLEILGIRTGVVEEIDSDDEFDIESFGTGLQIKRSGSAIGYNPRRNGNVALHNLSAPADSSAAYVSGHSSPHTGVKPNNLSRKNSLRNPTDSERADLLRANAEDSDIGSDIDISDLPPPAARRSPRPPISPNPSGSDGSAFMSPAEPASNATPITATGAIRQLLSTEDPASLFRQLDEDFIKPHLLLHGDGGRGGGNGSGAV; from the exons ATGGCCACCATGGCCGCCACCCAGCTGGCCGACTTGGGCTTCAAGCTCTTGC GgcgagaggctgaagaggatgatcCCGAAG AGGGAGATTCCGCGCAGAAAGAGCTCTTCGCAGCATGGGCTCTCTTCATATCCATCATGTTgctcatcatcgccttctTCACAAGCTACATGctccagcagaagaaggtgaCGGCTATCCACGAGACAGTCATATCTATCTTTGCAG GAATGGTGGTCGGCCTTATTCTGATCATCACTTCCGGCGACTCCATCCGAAACCTCATCAGCTTCGACTACCAGATCTTCTTCAACCTCCTCCTGCCTCCCATCATCCTATCCTCCGGCTACGAGCTACACCAAGCCAACTTCTTCCGAAACATCGGCACCATTCTAACGTTCGCATTCGCCGGAACATTTCTGTCTGCTGTCGTCATTGGGTTGATCCTGTGGATCTTCAACTTGGTTCCTGGGTCCTTGAAATTGACTCTTGTTGATGCCATTTCAGTGGGCGCGACCCTCTCCGCCACCGACCCCGTCACCATTCTGGCCATTTTCAACACGTACAAGGTCGATCCTAAGCTGTACACCATCATCTTTGGCGAATCGATTCTCAACGACGCCATCGCTATTGTCATTTTCGAAACCGCGCAAAAGTATAACAAGGGCGAGGCCAACTATggcatcatcagcttcttcgAGGGTACCGGTATCTTCTTGCTTGTCTTTTTCAGCAGCATGCTTATCGGCGTCATCGTGGGCGTTGGCACCGCTCTGCTGCTCAAGTTTACTTATGTACGCAGATTTCCAAAGATTGAAAGCTGTCTAATCATTTTGATCGCCTACGCTACCTATTTCTTTTCACATGGTTTGCACATGTCTG GTATTGTGTCACTGCTCTTCTGCGGTATCACCCTGAAGCATTACGCCTACTTCAACATGTCGAGACGGACACAGCTTACCACCAAGTACATCTTCCAAGTCATGTCCCAGTTGTCGGAaaacttcatcttcatttaCCTTGGTCTGGCTCTTTTCACAGATAACCAGTTAGAGTTTGAGCCTCCTCTCATTATTGTTACTATCTGCGCTGTTTGCGCTGCTCGCTGGGTCGCTgtctttcctctttcaaaGGCGATCAACTGGTTTATTCGCTATCGCGCGCGGAGGAGAGGTTTGGAAGTCGGTGATGAGCTCCCTTACAACTACCAAGCCATGCTGTTTTGGGCTGGTCTCCGTGGTGCTGTCGGCGTGGCTCTGGCCGCCCTTCTCAAAGGCGACAACTCATCCACCCTTCGAGCTACGGTCTTGGTCGTCGTGGTCTTGACTGTTATTATCTTTGGCGGAACTACCGCCCGCATGCTGGAGATACTCGGTATTCGTACAGGCGTGGTTGAAGAGATTGATAGCGACGACGAGTTTGACATTGAGTCATTCGGTACTGGACTTCAGATCAAACGCTCCGGCTCTGCCATCGGATATAACCCTCGTCGTAATGGCAACGTCGCTCTCCACAACTTGAGCGCGCCTGCAGACAGTTCCGCAGCCTATGTTTCCGGCCACTCTTCGCCTCACACAGGTGTCAAGCCAAACAACCTAAGCCGCAAGAACTCCCTCCGCAACCCTACCGACAGCGAGCGAGCTGATCTCCTACGAGCCAACGCTGAGGATTCTGACATTGGTAGCGACATTGACATATCAGACTTGCCGCCTCCGGCTGCTCGACGCTCTCCTCGACCACCCATCAGCCCTAACCCCTCGGGATCAGACGGCAGTGCCTTCATGAGTCCCGCCGAACCAGCGTCAAACGCTACTCCGATAACTGCCACAGGGGCAATCCGGCAATTGCTCTCGACTGAAGACCCGGCCAGCTTGTTCAGACAGTTGGACGAAGACTTTATCAAGCCTCACTTATTACTTCACGGAGATGGTGGCAGAGGCGGTGGTAACGGATCAGGGGCTGTATAA